Proteins from a genomic interval of Marmoricola sp. OAE513:
- the ettA gene encoding energy-dependent translational throttle protein EttA encodes MGEYVYTLRNVRKAHGDKVVLDNVTLSFLHGAKIGVVGPNGTGKSTLLKIMAGIENANNGEGLLDPGATVGMLQQEPPLTEGRTVLENVEEAVAETKAKMKRLDELYTAMGDPDADFDALNEEAGNLQSELDAANVWDLDSRLDQAMDALRCPPPDAIVDTLSGGERRRVALCKLLLQQPDLLLLDEPTNHLDAESVQWLEGHLKTYPGAVLAITHDRYFLDNVAEWILELDRGKTHPYEGNYSTYLETKKERLKIEGQKDAKRAKMLEKELEWVRSNAKARQTKSKSRLARYEEMAAEADKARKIDTADINIPPGPRLGDVVLEAKGLTKGFEDRVLWNDISFTLPRAGIVGVVGPNGVGKTTLFRMITGGEQPDAGSLTVGQTVKISYVDQSRGGIDPEKNVWEVVSDGLDFIKVANFEMNSRAYVASFGFKGPDQQKKAGVLSGGERNRLNLALTLKQGGNMLLLDEPTNDLDVETLSALEDALLDYPGCAVVTSHDRWFLDRIATHILAWEGTEDNEGEWFWFEGNFASYEENKIERLGVEAARPHRVTHRRLTRD; translated from the coding sequence ATGGGTGAGTACGTCTACACGTTGCGCAACGTCCGCAAGGCGCACGGCGACAAGGTGGTTCTCGACAACGTCACGCTGTCGTTCCTGCACGGTGCCAAGATCGGCGTCGTCGGGCCGAACGGCACCGGTAAGTCGACGCTGCTGAAGATCATGGCCGGCATCGAGAACGCCAACAACGGCGAGGGCCTGCTGGACCCGGGCGCGACGGTCGGGATGCTGCAGCAGGAGCCCCCGCTGACCGAGGGTCGGACCGTCCTGGAGAACGTCGAGGAGGCCGTGGCCGAGACCAAGGCCAAGATGAAGCGTCTCGACGAGCTCTACACCGCGATGGGTGACCCGGACGCCGACTTCGACGCTCTCAACGAAGAGGCCGGGAACCTGCAGAGCGAGCTCGATGCCGCCAACGTGTGGGACCTCGACAGCCGGCTCGACCAGGCGATGGACGCGCTGCGCTGCCCGCCGCCGGACGCGATCGTCGACACCCTGTCGGGAGGCGAGCGGCGCCGGGTGGCGCTCTGCAAGCTGCTGCTCCAGCAGCCCGACCTGCTCCTCCTCGACGAGCCGACCAACCACCTCGACGCCGAGTCCGTGCAGTGGCTCGAGGGCCACCTGAAGACGTACCCGGGCGCCGTGCTCGCGATCACCCACGACCGGTACTTCCTCGACAACGTCGCCGAGTGGATCCTCGAGCTCGACCGTGGCAAGACGCACCCCTACGAGGGCAACTACTCCACGTACCTGGAGACCAAGAAGGAACGTCTGAAGATCGAGGGGCAGAAGGACGCCAAGCGCGCCAAGATGCTCGAGAAGGAGCTGGAGTGGGTCCGCTCCAACGCCAAGGCTCGTCAGACCAAGAGCAAGTCCCGTCTGGCCCGGTACGAGGAGATGGCAGCCGAGGCGGACAAGGCTCGCAAGATCGACACCGCTGACATCAACATCCCGCCGGGGCCGCGCCTCGGTGACGTCGTCCTGGAGGCCAAGGGCCTCACCAAGGGGTTCGAGGACCGGGTGCTGTGGAACGACATCTCGTTCACGCTTCCCCGTGCCGGCATCGTCGGCGTCGTCGGCCCCAACGGCGTCGGCAAGACGACGCTCTTCCGGATGATCACCGGCGGCGAGCAGCCCGACGCGGGCTCGCTGACGGTCGGGCAGACGGTGAAGATCTCCTACGTCGACCAGAGCCGTGGTGGCATCGACCCGGAGAAGAACGTCTGGGAGGTCGTCTCGGACGGTCTGGACTTCATCAAGGTCGCGAACTTCGAGATGAACTCGCGCGCCTACGTGGCGTCGTTCGGGTTCAAGGGCCCGGACCAGCAGAAGAAGGCGGGGGTGCTGTCGGGTGGAGAGCGAAACCGCCTCAACCTCGCGCTGACGCTCAAGCAGGGCGGCAACATGCTGCTGCTCGATGAACCGACCAACGACCTGGACGTCGAGACGCTCTCCGCGCTCGAGGACGCGTTGCTGGACTACCCGGGCTGCGCCGTGGTCACCTCCCACGACCGCTGGTTCCTCGACCGCATCGCCACGCACATCCTGGCGTGGGAGGGCACCGAGGACAACGAGGGCGAGTGGTTCTGGTTCGAGGGGAACTTCGCGTCGTACGAGGAGAACAAGATCGAGCGCCTCGGCGTCGAGGCCGCCCGTCCGCACCGGGTCACCCACCGGCGGCTCACACGCGACTGA
- a CDS encoding MarR family transcriptional regulator, which translates to MTGSDTRWLDADQQLNWRAFIVGSTLLMDTLDRELRQAHGVSMAEYEILVRLSESPDRTLRMAQIAESMQHSRSRVTHTVSRMEKAGLIRREAAEDDKRGVDAVMTAEGWELLQQAAHTHVTGVRAHFVDVADAADYAAMGRVMNAVSDQLLAENPEFDDIREH; encoded by the coding sequence ATGACCGGATCCGATACGCGCTGGCTCGACGCCGACCAGCAGCTCAACTGGCGCGCCTTCATCGTCGGCAGCACCCTGCTGATGGACACCCTCGACCGCGAGCTGCGTCAGGCGCACGGTGTCTCGATGGCCGAGTACGAGATCCTGGTCAGGCTCTCGGAGTCCCCTGACCGCACGTTGCGGATGGCGCAGATCGCCGAGTCGATGCAGCACTCGCGCAGCCGGGTCACCCACACCGTGAGCCGCATGGAGAAGGCCGGCCTGATCCGGCGCGAGGCAGCCGAGGACGACAAGCGCGGGGTCGACGCCGTGATGACCGCCGAGGGCTGGGAGCTCCTCCAGCAGGCCGCGCACACGCACGTCACCGGCGTCCGGGCGCACTTCGTCGACGTCGCCGACGCGGCGGACTACGCCGCGATGGGACGCGTCATGAACGCCGTCTCGGACCAGCTGCTGGCCGAGAACCCGGAGTTCGACGACATCCGGGAGCACTAG
- a CDS encoding YceI family protein — protein sequence MTSTISTDVVAGTWTIDASHSEVGFTVRHLMSKVRGQFEKFEGKLTTGTALSETKAEATIDLNSINTRDEQRDGHLRSADFFDVENSGPMTFSSLSFDGATAKGTLTIKGVAREVELDVEFLGIENDPWGNQRIGFEANTEINRKDFGIDFNIPLDGGKLLVGDAVKIHLAVEAVLDQA from the coding sequence ATGACGAGCACCATCAGCACCGACGTGGTCGCAGGCACCTGGACGATCGACGCCAGTCACTCCGAGGTCGGCTTCACCGTCCGACACCTGATGTCGAAGGTCCGCGGCCAGTTCGAGAAGTTCGAGGGCAAGCTCACCACCGGCACCGCGCTGTCGGAGACCAAGGCCGAGGCCACCATCGACCTGAACTCGATCAACACCCGCGACGAGCAGCGCGACGGCCACCTGCGCTCCGCCGACTTCTTCGACGTCGAGAACTCCGGCCCGATGACCTTCTCCTCGCTGTCCTTCGACGGCGCCACCGCCAAGGGCACGCTGACCATCAAGGGCGTCGCCCGCGAGGTCGAGCTGGACGTCGAGTTCCTGGGCATCGAGAACGACCCGTGGGGCAACCAGCGGATCGGCTTCGAGGCCAACACCGAGATCAACCGCAAGGACTTCGGCATCGACTTCAACATCCCGCTCGACGGCGGCAAGCTGCTCGTCGGCGACGCGGTCAAGATCCACCTCGCCGTGGAGGCTGTGCTCGACCAGGCCTGA
- a CDS encoding acetyl-CoA C-acetyltransferase, protein MPEAVIVSATRTPIGRANKGSLKDFRADDLTAFITQAALDKIPELDPNEVGDLILGCGLPGGEAGNNMARIVTTLMGYEIPGTTLTRYCASSVQSSRTAFHAIKAGEGDVYISAGVEMVSRYQFGTSDHIPNTKNPKFEDAQARTTKYAEGGQDWHDPREDGLLPDVYIAMGQTAENVARLKGLDRKELDEFGVRSQNLAEQQIASGFWAREITPVTLADGTVVSADDGPRAGVTYEAISQLQPVFRPDGVVTAGNCCPLNDGAAAVVIMSDTRAKELGIKPLARIVSTGVSGLSPEIMGLGPVEATRQALKHAGMTIDDIDLAEINEAFAAQVVPSYQELGLPLDKVNVNGGAIAVGHPFGMTGARLQNTLINSLDWHDKSTGLITMCVGGGQGMAMILERV, encoded by the coding sequence ATGCCCGAGGCAGTGATCGTTTCCGCGACCCGCACCCCCATCGGCCGCGCGAACAAGGGATCCCTCAAGGACTTCCGCGCCGACGACCTCACCGCCTTCATCACGCAGGCCGCACTGGACAAGATCCCGGAGCTCGACCCGAACGAGGTCGGCGACCTGATCCTCGGCTGCGGCCTCCCGGGCGGCGAGGCGGGCAACAACATGGCCCGCATCGTCACCACGCTCATGGGCTACGAGATCCCCGGTACGACGCTCACCCGCTACTGCGCCTCCTCGGTGCAGTCCAGCCGCACCGCGTTCCACGCGATCAAGGCCGGCGAGGGCGACGTCTACATCTCGGCCGGCGTCGAGATGGTCTCCCGCTACCAGTTCGGCACCTCCGACCACATCCCGAACACCAAGAACCCGAAGTTCGAGGACGCCCAGGCCCGCACGACCAAGTACGCCGAGGGCGGCCAGGACTGGCACGACCCGCGCGAGGACGGCCTGCTCCCCGACGTGTACATCGCCATGGGCCAGACCGCCGAGAACGTGGCCCGGCTCAAGGGTCTGGACCGCAAGGAGCTCGACGAGTTCGGCGTCCGCTCCCAGAACCTGGCCGAGCAGCAGATCGCGTCCGGCTTCTGGGCCCGCGAGATCACCCCGGTGACCCTGGCCGACGGCACCGTCGTCTCCGCCGACGACGGCCCGCGCGCCGGCGTCACCTACGAGGCGATCTCCCAGCTGCAGCCGGTCTTCCGCCCCGACGGCGTCGTCACCGCCGGCAACTGCTGCCCGCTGAACGACGGCGCCGCCGCCGTCGTGATCATGTCCGACACCCGCGCGAAGGAGCTCGGCATCAAGCCGCTCGCCCGGATCGTCTCCACCGGCGTCTCCGGCCTGTCGCCGGAGATCATGGGCCTCGGCCCGGTCGAGGCGACCCGGCAGGCGCTCAAGCACGCCGGCATGACCATCGACGACATCGACCTCGCCGAGATCAACGAGGCGTTCGCGGCCCAGGTCGTGCCGTCGTACCAGGAGCTCGGCCTGCCGCTGGACAAGGTCAACGTCAACGGCGGCGCGATCGCCGTCGGTCACCCCTTCGGCATGACCGGCGCCCGCCTGCAGAACACGCTGATCAACAGCCTGGACTGGCACGACAAGTCCACCGGCCTGATCACCATGTGCGTGGGCGGCGGCCAGGGCATGGCGATGATCCTCGAGCGCGTCTGA
- a CDS encoding thioesterase family protein, whose protein sequence is MRHTYECPIRWADMDLLGHINNVAYLDYLQEARIATLSAPADGFRRSGPDGVVVVRHEMDFLAPLKFRKRPVLIDSWITEIKAGSFVMASEIYDEGPEGRVVYLRSSSRQAPIVLETEAPRRISPEERAALERYLEPAESRKPLSSAGTSQHVYPLQVRWSDLDPYHHVNNVKYVEYFQEARIQYSMAMHQAGDVFGDFVVARIDVEYLRPTPYRDEPYELHSWISHVGRTSAVFAGEVRDGDTVHARTQVVTVGFDKETQRAAALPADHHLRLTEQLAASGLA, encoded by the coding sequence GTGCGTCACACCTACGAGTGCCCGATCCGCTGGGCTGACATGGACCTGCTCGGGCACATCAACAACGTCGCCTACCTGGACTACCTCCAGGAGGCTCGGATCGCGACGCTCAGCGCCCCGGCCGACGGGTTCCGACGTTCGGGCCCGGACGGTGTCGTGGTGGTCCGGCACGAGATGGACTTCCTCGCGCCCCTGAAGTTCCGCAAGCGTCCGGTGCTGATCGACTCCTGGATCACCGAGATCAAGGCCGGGTCGTTCGTGATGGCCTCGGAGATCTACGACGAGGGTCCCGAGGGTCGGGTCGTGTACCTGCGATCCTCGAGCCGGCAGGCGCCGATCGTGCTGGAGACGGAGGCGCCCCGGCGGATCAGTCCCGAGGAGCGGGCAGCGCTGGAGCGGTACCTGGAGCCGGCAGAGAGCCGCAAGCCGCTTTCTTCGGCCGGTACGTCGCAGCACGTGTACCCGCTGCAGGTGCGCTGGTCGGACCTCGACCCGTACCACCACGTCAACAACGTGAAGTACGTCGAGTACTTCCAGGAGGCGCGGATCCAGTACTCGATGGCGATGCACCAAGCCGGCGACGTCTTCGGTGACTTCGTGGTCGCCCGCATCGACGTGGAGTACCTGCGTCCGACGCCGTACCGCGACGAACCCTACGAGCTGCACAGCTGGATCAGCCACGTCGGGCGCACCTCGGCGGTCTTCGCCGGCGAGGTCCGCGACGGGGACACCGTGCACGCGCGCACCCAGGTCGTCACCGTGGGCTTCGACAAGGAGACCCAGCGGGCAGCGGCGCTCCCGGCCGACCACCACCTCCGCCTCACCGAGCAGCTGGCGGCCTCGGGTCTCGCCTGA
- a CDS encoding globin: MSTFYDEIGGMETIAAIVDRFYAGVADDEVLRPMYPEEDLGPAAERFTLFLAQYWGGPGTYSETRGHPRLRMRHAPFPVDPNAAVHWLKHFRDGLDSVDLTPEQDAQFWDYVTHAAQFMVNTPES, translated from the coding sequence GTGAGCACCTTCTACGACGAGATCGGCGGCATGGAGACGATCGCTGCGATCGTCGACCGCTTCTACGCCGGCGTGGCCGACGACGAGGTGCTCCGGCCGATGTACCCCGAGGAGGACCTCGGCCCCGCCGCCGAGCGGTTCACGCTGTTCCTGGCGCAGTACTGGGGTGGTCCGGGCACCTACTCCGAGACGCGGGGGCACCCGCGGCTGCGGATGCGGCACGCGCCGTTCCCGGTCGACCCGAACGCCGCCGTGCACTGGCTCAAGCACTTCCGCGACGGTCTCGACAGCGTCGACCTGACGCCCGAGCAGGATGCGCAGTTCTGGGACTACGTGACCCACGCAGCGCAGTTCATGGTGAACACGCCCGAGAGCTGA